The following DNA comes from Leifsonia sp. 1010.
ACAACATCCAGCGCAACATCTCCATCGCCGCGCTCGACAAGCTCGTCAACTGGTTCAAGTTCGTCAACGACCAGCGGGAGTCGCTGGTGGCGGAGGAGTACCGCCGGACGATGAACATCAAGACGCCCAATGTGCTGACGCTCACCGGGAAGCTGTCCGGCGGCAACCAGCAGAAGGTCGTGCTGTCGAAGTGGATGTACGCCGACCCGGATGTGCTCATCCTCGACGAGCCCACCCGCGGCATCGACGTCGGCGCGAAGTACGAGATCTACACGATCATCGACCGGCTCGCGGACCAGGGGAAGGGCATCATCGTCATCTCCTCCGAGCTGCCCGAGCTGCTCGGCATCTGCGACCGCATCTACACGCTGAGCGAGGGCCGGATCACCGCCGATGTCCCGCGCGAGAAGGCAACCGCCGAATACCTCATGCAATTCATGACCCAGGAACGCGAGAAGAACACCGCATGAAATCGCTCACGAAAGCCCTCAGCTACCTGACCAGTCAGCTGCGTCAGATCGGGCTCTTCATCACCCTGATCGCCATCGTGATCTTCTTCCAGATCGCGACAGGAGGCATCACCCTCGCGCCGATCAACGTGTCGAACCTGATCGTGCAGAACAGCTACATCCTCATCCTCGCGATCGGCATGGTGATGGTCATCATCGCCGGGCACATCGACCTGTCGGTGGGAAGTGTCGTTGCGTTCATCGGGGCGATGGCGGGCGTGTTCATCTCCGAATGGCATCTGCCGTGGCCGCTCGCGATCGTGTTCTGCCTGGTGCTCGGCGCCCTGGTGGGCGCGTGGCAGGGCTTCTGGATCGCCTACTTCGGCATCCCGGCATTCATCGTCACCCTGGCCGGCATGCTCGCATTCCGCGGTGCGGCGCAGATCGCTCTGGGAAACCAGCAGATCTCGTTCTTCCCGAAGGAGTTCCGCGCGATCGGTTCCGGTTTCCTTCCGGCGTTCGGCACGACGGGCTACGAGCCGCTGACGATGATCCTCGGCCTGCTCGCGAGCATCGCGATCCTCGTGTCGTCGCTTCGTCAGCGCGCCATCCGGCGCAAGTACGACCTCGAGGACGAGCCGCTGTGGTGGTTCGTGGTGAAGCTCGTCTTCCTGATCGCCCTGGTGCTCGTGATGACGGTCCTGCTCGCCAGCTACAACGGCACCCCGATCGTGCTGATCATCCTGGCCGTGCTGGTCGTCGGCTATTCGGCGATCATGAACCGCTCCGTGTTCGGCCGCCACATCTACGCGATCGGTGGCAACCTGGCCGCTGCGGCGCTCTCCGGCGTCAAGACCAAGCGGGTCACCTTCCTGCTGTTCGTCAACATGGGCGTGCTGTCGGCTGTCGCCGGTCTCGTGTTCACCGCGGGCCTGAACCTGGCGAGCCCCAGCGCGGGCAACGGGTTCGAGCTGGATGCGATCTCCGCCGTCTTCATCGGTGGCGCGGCGGTCACAGGCGGGATCGGAACGGTGACCGGCGCCATCATCGGTGGTCTGATCATCGGCGTGCTGAACAACGGCATGTCGATCCTCGGGATCGACAGCGACTACCAGCTGCTCATCAAGGGGTTGGTGCTGCTCGCCGCGGTCGCCTTGGACGTCTACAACAAGAGGCGGTCGGTGGGGCAGTAACCTTCCGGCATGAAGGCGATCACCGTCAGCGATCCCGCCGCTGGAGTCGCGGGAATGAGAGTGGAGGAACGCCCGGCGCCGCACGCGGCCGAGAACGATGTCATCGTCCGCGTGCACGCCGCCGGGTTCACCCCGGGCGAGCTGGAGTGGCCGGCCACCTGGACGGATCGGGCCGGCCACGACCGCACCCCGGCCATCCCCGGGCACGAGCTCGCGGGTGTCGTGACCGAGCTCGGGTACGGCACGACCGGGCTCACCGTCGGCCAGCGCGTGTTCGGGCTGGCCGACTGGGCGCGCGACGGCACGCTGGCCGAGTTCGTCGCGGTGGAGGCCAGGAACCTGGCCCCGCTGCCGGCGGATGTGGACTTCGTGACTGCGGCGAGCCTCCCAATCTCCGGTCTGACCGCCTGGCAGGCGCTGTTCCAGCACGGCGGCATCCAGGCCGGGCAGTCGGTGCTGGTCACCGGAGCCGCGGGCGGCGTCGGGTCGCTCGTCGTCCAGCTCGCTCGCGAGGCCGGTGCGGTCGTCGTCGGCGCCGGGCGGGCGGGCCACCGTGCTCGTGCGACAGAAGCGGGCGCCCACCTGTTCGTCGACACGGAGGAACTGGACGCGGCAGGGCCCGTCGACCTCGTCGTCGATGTGCTCGGCGGCGAGGTGGGGGCCCGATCGCTGGGCCTGGTGCGACCGGGTGGCCGGTTCGTCACGATCGCTGCTCCGCCCGCGTCGGAGCGGCCGGACATCACGGCACTGTTCTTCGTCGTGGAGCCGAGCCGCGTCGAACTGGAGCAGCTGGTCGCCCGCGTGCGGGCGGGCACGTTGCGCAGTTTCATCGGCGACGTGGTCGAGCTGGATGGCGCCCCCACCGCGTTCGCGGGCTCGGGCTCGCGGAACGGCAAGACGATCGTGAGGGTGGCGGAGTAGTCCCGTTCGCTGGCTGATCATGCAAGCAGCCTCGCAGCGGAGCCGCCGGCTCGAGCCCAGGGGCCGAGAACTGTGGAGAAACCGCGCGACAGCGCCGAAGGTGCAACGTAGGAGAAAGTGCCGCAAATCTCCGACGGACCGCGGTGCGGATGGAGATTCAGGGCGGGAGCGCCGAGATATCCGACGGAAGCGGGCGGATCTCCTGCGGGACGGGAAGCGGCGCGATCAGCCCTCGGCCGCGCCGAAGACCTCCTTGGCCATGGCCATGGCGGACATCGCCTTCGGCCAGCCCGCGTAGAACGCGAGGTGCGTGATCGCTTCGATCAGCTCCTGCTCGGTCACGCCGTTGTCGCGCGCGAAGGCGAGGTGGAAGCGCAGCTGCTCCACATTGCCGCCGGTCAGCAGGGCGGCCACCGTGACGAGGCTGCGGTCGCGCTTCGAGAGCTCCGGACGCTCCCACACCTCGTCGAAGAGCACGCGGTCGGTGTAGTGCGCGAGGCCGGGGGCGAAGTCGCCGAAGGCGCGCTGCCCGCCGGTCCAGCCGGTGGTCTCGTCGCTCATGCCCTCCGCCCCTCGTACTCGTCGTCGGTGATGTGCTCTTTCCACGTGGTGGTGTCCGCCGGGTCGTCGGCCGACTCCAGCATCGCGATGTGCTCCATGAAGCAGCCCGGCGCGGCGGCGTGCCAGTGGTCCTGGCCCGGCGGCGTGTAGAGGGTCTCGCCGGGATGCACCTCGATGATGTTGCCGTCGCGGTCGCCGAACCGGGCGACACCGGCGGTGACCCGGAGGTACTGCCCGCGGGCGTGGCTGTGCCAAGCCGTGCGGGCGCCCGGCGCGAACCGTACGAGGGCGACCGTCATGCGCTGGTCGGCCTCGTGCGGCCCGGCGATCGGATCGACCCAGACGTCGCCGGCGAACTGCTCGGGCGGGTTCTTGACCGTGGGGGTCCGTGGCTCGATGTTCATGTGGTTCCTTCCTCGGCGTTCGTGCTCAGAGGGTGAGCAGGACCTTGGTGGCGCGTCGCTCATCCATCGCCCGGTAGCCCTCCGCGGCGTCCTCGAGCGGGAGGGTGAGGTCGAAGACCGCGCCCGGGTCGATCTCACCGTCCATGATCAGCCCGACCAGCTCCGGGAGGAAGCGCCGCACGGGAGCCGGTCCGCCGTGCAGGTGGACACCGGAGAAGAACAGCTCCAGGCCGGGAAGCTCGACGTCGTGCGAGACGCCGACATAGCCGACGTGGCCGCTGGCGCGCGTGGCGCGGATGGCCTGCATCATCGACTCCTGGGTGCCGACCGCCTCGATGGTGGAGTGTGCGCCGAGGCCGTCGGTGAGCTCCTTGATGCGCTCGACGCCCGCATCGCCGCGCTCCTCCACGATGTCGGTCGCGCCGAAGCGGCGCGCCAGCGCCTGCCGGTCGGCGTGGCGGCTCATCGCGATGACCCGCTCCGCACCGAGTCGCCGGGCGGCGAGGATGCCGAGCAGCCCGACCGCGCCGTCACCGACCACGGCGACCGTCTTGCCCGGTCCGGCCTCTGCGGCGACGGCGGCGAACCATCCCGTGCCGAGCACATCGGAGGCGGCGAGCAGTCCGCGCAGCTGGCGGTCGTCGGGTTCGCCCGGCACGACGACGAGCGTGCCGTCGGCCAGCGGGACGCGCAAGCGCTCCGCCTGCGTGCCCAGCGATCCCATCGGGACGCGGTGGACGCAGTGCGACTCGTAGCCGGCCTGGCAGATCTCGCAGGTGCCGTCGGAGGCGAAGAACGATCCGACGA
Coding sequences within:
- a CDS encoding zinc-dependent alcohol dehydrogenase family protein; this translates as MRGVVMHAPRDVRVEDRDDPTIEQPTDAVIRVSAACICGSDLWPYRGTDPVDGPTPMGHEYVGVVEEIGDAVTSVKVGDVVVGSFFASDGTCEICQAGYESHCVHRVPMGSLGTQAERLRVPLADGTLVVVPGEPDDRQLRGLLAASDVLGTGWFAAVAAEAGPGKTVAVVGDGAVGLLGILAARRLGAERVIAMSRHADRQALARRFGATDIVEERGDAGVERIKELTDGLGAHSTIEAVGTQESMMQAIRATRASGHVGYVGVSHDVELPGLELFFSGVHLHGGPAPVRRFLPELVGLIMDGEIDPGAVFDLTLPLEDAAEGYRAMDERRATKVLLTL
- a CDS encoding NADP-dependent oxidoreductase, with translation MKAITVSDPAAGVAGMRVEERPAPHAAENDVIVRVHAAGFTPGELEWPATWTDRAGHDRTPAIPGHELAGVVTELGYGTTGLTVGQRVFGLADWARDGTLAEFVAVEARNLAPLPADVDFVTAASLPISGLTAWQALFQHGGIQAGQSVLVTGAAGGVGSLVVQLAREAGAVVVGAGRAGHRARATEAGAHLFVDTEELDAAGPVDLVVDVLGGEVGARSLGLVRPGGRFVTIAAPPASERPDITALFFVVEPSRVELEQLVARVRAGTLRSFIGDVVELDGAPTAFAGSGSRNGKTIVRVAE
- a CDS encoding cupin domain-containing protein; protein product: MNIEPRTPTVKNPPEQFAGDVWVDPIAGPHEADQRMTVALVRFAPGARTAWHSHARGQYLRVTAGVARFGDRDGNIIEVHPGETLYTPPGQDHWHAAAPGCFMEHIAMLESADDPADTTTWKEHITDDEYEGRRA
- a CDS encoding carboxymuconolactone decarboxylase family protein yields the protein MSDETTGWTGGQRAFGDFAPGLAHYTDRVLFDEVWERPELSKRDRSLVTVAALLTGGNVEQLRFHLAFARDNGVTEQELIEAITHLAFYAGWPKAMSAMAMAKEVFGAAEG
- the mmsB gene encoding multiple monosaccharide ABC transporter permease; its protein translation is MKSLTKALSYLTSQLRQIGLFITLIAIVIFFQIATGGITLAPINVSNLIVQNSYILILAIGMVMVIIAGHIDLSVGSVVAFIGAMAGVFISEWHLPWPLAIVFCLVLGALVGAWQGFWIAYFGIPAFIVTLAGMLAFRGAAQIALGNQQISFFPKEFRAIGSGFLPAFGTTGYEPLTMILGLLASIAILVSSLRQRAIRRKYDLEDEPLWWFVVKLVFLIALVLVMTVLLASYNGTPIVLIILAVLVVGYSAIMNRSVFGRHIYAIGGNLAAAALSGVKTKRVTFLLFVNMGVLSAVAGLVFTAGLNLASPSAGNGFELDAISAVFIGGAAVTGGIGTVTGAIIGGLIIGVLNNGMSILGIDSDYQLLIKGLVLLAAVALDVYNKRRSVGQ